The following are from one region of the Ochotona princeps isolate mOchPri1 chromosome 4, mOchPri1.hap1, whole genome shotgun sequence genome:
- the LOC101518642 gene encoding olfactory receptor 2D3-like, with protein sequence MSKENQTHLTEFILVGLSSNHQTQILLFVVFLIIYLLTVSGNLLIIFLIYVDSRLHTPMYFFLKNLSFTDLCFSTTIVPQMLLHFLVIRKAISFIGCSIQMFFFLIMGCTESSLLAVMSYDRYIAVCKPLHYSTIMTHRVCILLVMGSWASGVIVSLVDTTFTLDLSYQGLNVINHYFCEPPALLKLASEETYKAEMAIFAMGVIILLGPVSLILFSYWNIISTVIQIQSGEGRLKVFSTCGSHFIVVVFFYGSTIFTYMQPNARKMNEGDKVISVFYSVITSMMNPFIYSLRNKDVKAACRKLFRR encoded by the coding sequence ATGAGCAAAGAGAACCAAACTCACCTGACTGAATTCATCTTAGTGGGCCTTTCTTCCAATCATCAGACCCAGATCCTGCTCTTTGTGGTTTTTCTCATTATCTACCTGCTGACCGTGTCTGGGAATCTGCTGATTATATTTCTAATTTATGTTGACTCTCGACTTCATACACCAATGTACTTCTTCCTTAAAAATCTGTCATTTACGGACCTCTGTTTCTCCACAACTATCGTTCCCCAGATGCTACTTCATTTTCTGGTCATAAGAAAGGCCATTTCCTTTATTGGGTGTTCCATTCAgatgttttttttcctaataatggGATGTACAGAGAGCTCGCTTCTAGCAGTGATGTCCTATGACCGCTACATAGCTGTGTGCAAGCCCCTACACTACTCCACCATCATGACCCACAGGGTTTGCATTCTGCTAGTCATGGGGTCCTGGGCTAGTGGGGTAATTGTGTCTTTAGTAGACACCACATTCACTTTAGATCTTTCATATCAGGGGCTGAATGTAATTAATCATTATTTTTGTGAGCCTCCTGCACTCTTGAAACTGGCTTCAGAAGAAACATACAAAGCTGAGATGGCCATCTTTGCAATGGGTGTAATAATCCTCCTAGGCCCTGTCTCTTTGATCCTTTTTTCCTACTGGAATATTATCTCCACTGTGATTCAAATACAGTCAGGAGAGGGAAGGCTCAAAGTATTCTCTACCTGTGGTTCCCATTTCATTGTTGTTGTCTTCTTCTATGGGTCAACAATATTTACCTACATGCAGCCAAATGCAAGGAAAATGAATGAAGGGGACAAGGTAATCTCAGTGTTTTACTCAGTCATAACATCCATGATGAACCCATTTATTTACAGCCTAAGGAACAAAGATGTGAAGGCGGCATGTAGGAAACTTTTTAGAAGATAG
- the LOC131480077 gene encoding olfactory receptor 2D3-like → MGEENQSSVTEFVLLGLSQDPKTQVLLFFLFLVIYLLTVLGNLLIIVLIHADSRLHTPMYFFLRNLSFADLCFSTTTVPQVLVHLLVKRKTISFAGCSTQIVVLLLVGCTECALLAVMSYDRYVAVCKPLHYSTIMTHGVCVWLAVGSWVSGAFVSLVDTTFTLRLPYRGKNIINHFFCEPPALLKLASADTYSTEMAIFAMGVVILLAPVSLILTSYWNIISTVIRMQSGEGRLKAFSTCGSHLIVVLLFYGSAIFAYMRPNSKVMSERDKTISVFYSAVTPMLNPIIYSLRNKDVKGALWRVTAK, encoded by the coding sequence ATGGGAGAAGAGAACCAATCCTCTGTGACTGAGTTTGTCCTCCTGGGCCTGTCCCAGGACCCGAAGACACAAgtgctcctcttcttcctcttcctggtCATCTACCTGCTCACTGTGCTGGGAAACCTGCTCATCATCGTGCTCATTCACGCAGACTCCAGactccacacacccatgtactttTTCCTTAGGAACTTGTCCTTTGCTGATCTCTGCTTTTCCACCACTACAGTGCCCCAGGTGCTTGTCCACCTGCTGGTAAAGAGGAAAACCATTTCCTTTGCTGGCTGCTCAACACAGATAGTTGTTTTGCTTCTGGTTGGGTGTACAGAGTGTGCACTGCTGGCAGTGATGTCATATGACCGGTATGTGGCTGTCTGCAAGCCCCTGCACTACTCCACCATCATGAcacatggggtgtgtgtgtggctggctgtAGGGTCCTGGGTCAGTGGAGCTTTTGTGTCTCTGGTGGACACCACATTCACACTGCGCCTGCCCTACCGAGGAAAAAACATTATTAATCATTTTTTCTGTGAGCCTCCTGCCCTTCTAAAGCTGGCTTCCGCAGACACCTACAGCACAGAAATGGCCATCTTTGCAATGGGTGTGGTgatcctcctagctcctgtctCCCTCATCCTCACCTCTTACTGGAACATCATCTCCACTGTGATTCGGATGCAGTCTGGGGAGGGGAGGCTCAAGGCTTTTTCAACTTGCGGTTCTCATCTTATTGTTGTTCTTCTTTTCTATGGCTCAGCAATATTTGCTTATATGAGGCCAAACTCCAAGGTAATGAGTGAAAGGGATAAAACAATCTCTGTGTTCTATTCAGCAGTgacccccatgctgaaccccaTCATTTACAGTCTGAGGAACAAGGATGTCAAAGGCGCCCTCTGGAGAGTAACTGCAAAATAG
- the LOC101530630 gene encoding olfactory receptor 6B9, whose amino-acid sequence MWEGNITGITEFILVGFPTVPWLQILLFLLFLITYLLVLLENFVIILTVWVTGCLHKPMYYFLGTMSFLEAWYISVTVPKMLAGFLFHPNTISFLGCMVQLYLFMSLACTECVLLAAMAYDRYVAICWPLRYPVMMTTEFCVQLTISSWVSGFTISMAKVYFISRVGFCGNNVLNHFFCDVSPILKLACLNLSMAETVDFVLAIVILVFPLSATVLSYAFIVSTILHIPSARGQRKAFSTCASHLTVVVIFYTAVIFMYVRPRAIASFNSNKLISAIYAVFTPMLNPIIYCLRNEEVKNGIRKTIARGQALFSKGSC is encoded by the coding sequence ATGTGGGAGGGAAATATCACTGGTATTACTGAATTCATCCTGGTGGGTTTCCCTACTGTCCCTTGGCTGCagattcttcttttccttctcttcctcatcACCTATCTGCTTGTGCTTTTGGAGAATTTTGTCATCATCCTCACTGTATGGGTAACTGGGTGCCTGCACAAGCCAATGTATTATTTTCTGGGCACTATGTCCTTTCTGGAGGCCTGGTATATATCTGTCACTGTCCCCAAAATGCTAGCTGGATTCCTATTTCATCCCAATACAATCTCCTTCCTGGGATGCATGGTCCAGCTGTATTTGTTCATGTCCCTTGCCTGTACTGAATGTGTGCTTTTGGCTGCCATGGCCTATGACAGGTATGTGGCCATTTGTTGGCCTCTTCGCTATCCTGTTATGATGACCACAGAGTTTTGTGTTCAGCTAACTATCAGTTCCTGGGTGAGTGGCTTCACCATCTCCATGGCAAAGGTATATTTTATCTCCAGAGTAGGCTTCTGTGGCAATAATGTGCTGAACCATTTTTTCTGCGATGTTTCACCTATCCTAAAACTTGCCTGCTTGAATTTATCAATGGCTGAGACGGTGGATTTTGTGCTAGCCATTGTGATTTTAGTGTTTCCTCTCTCAGCAACTGTCCTTTCCTATGCTTTCATTGTCTCTACCATCCTGCACATACCCTCGGCCAGGGGGCAACGGAAGGCATTCTCCACCTGTGCATCCCACCTTACCGTGGTGGTCATCTTCTATACTGCTGTGATTTTCATGTATGTCCGGCCTCGGGCCATTGCTTCATTCAATTCTAACAAATTGATCTCAGCCATATATGCTGTCTTTACTCCCATGCTTAACCCTATTATCTACTGCTTAAGGAATGAAGAGGTCAAGAATGGCATCAGAAAAACCATAGCAAGGGGCCAAGCCCTTTTCTCAAAAGGCTCTTGTTGA